The following coding sequences lie in one Burkholderia cepacia genomic window:
- a CDS encoding DoxX family protein: MNSNRLNDFAATLLRVTLGVLYLAHVAQKVFVFTLPGTAQFFASIGLPGWLAYLTTFVELAGGLALLAGFRVRVAALALLPFMLGATAAHLPNGWSFSSPNGGWEYPAFWAVTLAVQALLGGGAFAIGAREAAAQHA, encoded by the coding sequence ATGAACTCCAATCGCCTGAACGATTTCGCCGCGACGCTGCTGCGTGTCACGCTCGGCGTGCTGTACCTCGCGCACGTGGCGCAGAAGGTGTTCGTCTTCACGCTGCCCGGCACCGCGCAATTCTTCGCGTCGATCGGCCTGCCGGGCTGGCTCGCGTACCTGACGACGTTCGTCGAGCTGGCGGGCGGCCTCGCGCTGCTCGCGGGCTTCCGCGTGCGTGTTGCCGCGCTCGCGCTGCTGCCGTTCATGCTCGGCGCGACCGCCGCGCATCTGCCGAACGGCTGGAGCTTCTCGTCGCCGAACGGCGGCTGGGAATATCCGGCGTTCTGGGCCGTCACGCTGGCCGTGCAGGCGCTGCTGGGCGGCGGTGCGTTTGCGATCGGCGCGCGGGAGGCGGCGGCCCAGCACGCGTAA
- the cbiB gene encoding adenosylcobinamide-phosphate synthase CbiB, which produces MLMLSLPVVAMLAVAAAIVDRALGEPPGWHPLVAFGRLAARIEGALNTGRRGRMIGVAAWIAAVVPPVAIAAWLVTVLPWPLAAALHVALLWFALGAKSLTDHVAPIAAALLRHDLAAARTLTARIVSRDTSDADEGALSRAAVESALENGNDAIFGALFWFVVAGGPGALLFRLANTLDAMWGYRTPRFLTFGWAAARLDDALNWLPARLTAASYALLGDTAAAWRCWRTQARHWDSPNAGPVMAAGAGSLNVQLGGPAVYHGEIEDRPALGTGASATALHIVAALSLVTRTLALWLALLVASGALAMATHHV; this is translated from the coding sequence ATGCTGATGCTGTCGCTGCCTGTTGTCGCGATGCTCGCGGTCGCGGCCGCGATCGTCGACCGCGCACTCGGCGAGCCGCCCGGCTGGCATCCGCTCGTCGCGTTCGGCCGCCTCGCCGCACGCATCGAAGGCGCACTGAACACCGGACGGCGCGGCCGCATGATCGGCGTCGCCGCGTGGATCGCGGCCGTCGTGCCGCCGGTGGCCATCGCGGCATGGCTTGTCACCGTGCTGCCGTGGCCGCTCGCGGCCGCGCTGCACGTCGCGCTGCTGTGGTTCGCGCTCGGTGCGAAGAGCCTCACCGACCATGTCGCGCCGATCGCCGCCGCGCTGCTGCGGCACGACCTCGCGGCCGCCCGCACGCTGACCGCGCGCATCGTGTCGCGCGATACGAGCGACGCCGACGAAGGCGCGCTGTCGCGCGCGGCCGTCGAATCGGCGCTCGAAAACGGCAACGACGCGATCTTCGGCGCGCTGTTCTGGTTCGTCGTCGCAGGTGGTCCCGGCGCGCTGCTGTTCCGGCTCGCGAACACGCTCGACGCGATGTGGGGCTACCGCACGCCGCGCTTCCTGACCTTCGGCTGGGCCGCCGCGCGTCTCGACGATGCGCTCAACTGGCTGCCCGCGCGCCTCACGGCCGCGAGCTACGCACTGCTCGGCGATACCGCCGCCGCATGGCGCTGCTGGCGCACACAGGCGCGTCACTGGGACAGCCCGAACGCAGGCCCCGTGATGGCGGCAGGGGCCGGCAGCCTGAACGTGCAGCTCGGCGGCCCCGCCGTCTATCACGGCGAGATCGAGGATCGCCCCGCGCTCGGTACCGGCGCGTCTGCAACCGCCCTCCACATCGTCGCCGCGCTGTCGCTCGTCACGCGCACGCTTGCCCTGTGGCTCGCGCTGCTGGTCGCGAGCGGCGCACTCGCCATGGCCACCCATCATGTCTGA
- a CDS encoding DUF3460 family protein has product MPYQSDVTQFLNQLKQQKPTLEEEQRKGRSLLWDKQPIDLEERADQQESRVKQTSYVYYQNF; this is encoded by the coding sequence ATGCCGTACCAGTCCGACGTCACGCAGTTCCTGAACCAGCTCAAGCAGCAGAAGCCGACGCTCGAGGAAGAGCAGCGCAAGGGCCGTTCCCTGCTGTGGGACAAGCAGCCGATCGATCTCGAAGAGCGCGCCGACCAGCAGGAATCGCGCGTGAAGCAAACGTCGTACGTCTACTACCAGAACTTCTGA
- a CDS encoding segregation and condensation protein A translates to MSAADEASAARQDDAIAAPAGADSTPDTVDGVAAFARLYGEPLFKLPQDLYIPPDALEIFLETFEGPLDLLLYLIRKQNFNVLDIPMAQVTAQYLGYVDQIRTTNLELAAEYLLMAAMLIEIKSRMLLPVKKADTGEEAEDPRAELVRRLLEYEQMKLAAQRLDQLPQLGRDFLRADVYIEQSITPRFPDVNSDDLRAAWADVLKRAKLVQHHKISREELSVREHMSLILRRLQNARFMEFADLFDTSRGVPVVVVNFIAMLELARESLVEITQPEPFAPIYVRLAYLPA, encoded by the coding sequence GTGAGCGCCGCCGACGAGGCCAGCGCCGCCCGGCAGGACGACGCGATCGCCGCGCCCGCGGGCGCCGATTCGACGCCCGACACGGTCGACGGTGTCGCGGCGTTCGCTCGCCTGTACGGCGAACCGCTCTTCAAGCTGCCGCAGGACCTGTACATCCCGCCCGATGCGCTCGAGATTTTCCTCGAAACGTTCGAAGGCCCGCTCGACCTGCTGCTGTACCTGATCCGCAAGCAGAATTTCAACGTGCTCGACATCCCGATGGCGCAGGTCACCGCGCAGTATCTGGGCTACGTCGACCAGATCCGCACGACGAACCTCGAGCTGGCGGCCGAGTACCTGCTGATGGCCGCGATGCTGATCGAGATCAAGTCGCGGATGCTGCTGCCGGTCAAGAAGGCCGACACCGGCGAGGAAGCGGAAGATCCGCGCGCCGAACTCGTGCGTCGCCTGCTCGAGTACGAGCAGATGAAGCTCGCCGCGCAGCGGCTCGACCAGTTGCCGCAGCTCGGCCGCGACTTCCTGCGCGCCGACGTCTACATCGAGCAGAGCATCACGCCGCGCTTCCCCGACGTGAACTCGGACGACCTGCGCGCCGCGTGGGCCGACGTGCTCAAGCGCGCGAAGCTCGTCCAGCATCACAAGATCTCCCGCGAGGAGCTGTCGGTGCGCGAACACATGAGCCTGATCCTGCGCCGGCTGCAGAACGCGCGCTTCATGGAGTTCGCCGACCTGTTCGACACGTCGCGCGGCGTGCCGGTCGTCGTCGTGAACTTCATCGCGATGCTCGAACTCGCGCGCGAATCGCTCGTCGAGATCACACAGCCCGAACCGTTCGCGCCGATCTACGTGCGCCTCGCGTACCTGCCCGCGTAA
- the panD gene encoding aspartate 1-decarboxylase → MQRHMLKSKIHRAAVTHCELHYEGSCAIDEDLLEAAGLIENERIDIWNINNGERFSTYAIKGERGSGMISLNGSAARRAQLGDLVIIAAFAMVDEAELQAGWKPKLVFIDDGNKIKGHRDHVPTQNWT, encoded by the coding sequence ATGCAGCGCCACATGCTCAAATCGAAGATCCACCGCGCGGCAGTCACGCACTGCGAGCTGCACTACGAAGGCTCGTGCGCGATCGACGAAGACCTGCTCGAAGCGGCGGGCCTCATCGAAAACGAACGGATCGACATCTGGAACATCAACAACGGCGAGCGCTTCTCGACGTACGCAATCAAGGGCGAGCGCGGCAGCGGGATGATCTCGCTGAACGGCTCGGCCGCGCGCCGCGCGCAGCTCGGCGACCTCGTGATCATCGCGGCGTTCGCGATGGTCGACGAAGCCGAACTGCAGGCCGGCTGGAAGCCGAAGCTCGTGTTCATCGACGACGGCAACAAGATCAAGGGCCACCGCGATCACGTACCGACGCAGAACTGGACGTAA
- the panC gene encoding pantoate--beta-alanine ligase: protein MKVISSIHELRDQLRGQNRTAFVPTMGNLHEGHLSLMRLARQHGDPVVTSIFVNRLQFGPSEDFDKYPRTLQDDIEKLQKENVYVLFAPTERDMYPEPQEYRVLPPDDLGGILEGEFRPGFFAGVCTVVTKLMSCVQPRVAVFGKKDYQQLMIVRRMCQQLALPVEIIAAETVRDEDGLALSSRNRYLTTDERKEAPELAKTLQRVRDSVLGGERDLGKLEQHARTHLAERGWAPDYIAIRRRANLIAPSAAELEAGEPLVVLAAAKLGATRLIDNLEI, encoded by the coding sequence ATGAAAGTCATCAGCTCGATCCATGAACTGCGCGACCAGCTGCGCGGACAGAACCGCACGGCGTTCGTGCCGACGATGGGCAACCTGCACGAAGGGCACCTGTCGCTGATGCGCCTCGCGCGCCAGCACGGCGACCCGGTCGTGACGAGCATCTTCGTCAACCGGCTGCAATTCGGCCCGAGCGAGGATTTCGACAAGTACCCGCGCACGCTGCAGGACGATATCGAGAAGCTGCAAAAGGAAAACGTCTACGTGCTGTTCGCGCCGACCGAGCGCGACATGTACCCGGAGCCGCAGGAATACCGCGTGCTGCCGCCGGATGACCTCGGCGGCATTCTCGAAGGTGAATTCCGGCCCGGCTTCTTCGCCGGCGTGTGCACGGTCGTCACGAAGCTGATGTCCTGCGTGCAGCCGCGCGTCGCCGTGTTCGGCAAGAAGGATTACCAGCAGCTGATGATCGTGCGCCGGATGTGCCAGCAGCTTGCGCTGCCGGTCGAGATCATCGCGGCCGAAACCGTGCGCGACGAGGACGGCCTCGCGCTGTCGTCGCGCAACCGCTACCTGACGACCGACGAGCGCAAGGAAGCGCCCGAACTCGCGAAAACGCTGCAGCGCGTGCGCGACAGCGTGCTCGGCGGCGAACGCGACCTCGGCAAGCTCGAGCAGCACGCGCGCACGCACCTGGCCGAGCGCGGCTGGGCGCCCGACTACATCGCGATCCGCCGCCGCGCGAACCTGATCGCACCGAGTGCCGCCGAACTCGAAGCCGGCGAGCCGCTCGTCGTGCTCGCGGCCGCGAAGCTCGGCGCGACGCGCCTCATCGACAACCTGGAAATCTGA
- a CDS encoding cobyric acid synthase, giving the protein MNAPEPRPRGTLMIQGTTSDAGKSTLVAGLCRLAHRAGARVAPFKPQNMALNSAVTADGGEIGRAQALQALAAGVAPHTDFNPVLLKPTSDRGAQVIIHGKARMNLDARAYHDYKPVAFDAVLESYARLRAGYDTVIVEGAGSPAEINLREGDIANMGFAERVDCPVVLVADIDRGGVFAHLVGTLACLSDSERARVRGFVINRFRGDIKLLEPGLDWLRTQTGKPVFGVLPYLHGLLLDAEDMLPAQARSAAARGDAGVLRVVVPALPRISNHTDFDPLRAHPQVEFTYWKSGPVPDADLLILPGSKSVQRDLAWLRDAGWDAVIRRHLRYGGKVIGICGGMQMLGRTLDDPLGLEGVPGSVPGLALLDFDTTLQPDKTLKNVTGQLALPGGAAVRGYEIHMGDTRGPALAAPALTLAADGAQDGARPDGAVSADGQILATYVHGLFDAPDACSALLAWAGLDGAERIDYPALREASLERLADTFADHLDLDALYAEFR; this is encoded by the coding sequence ATGAATGCACCCGAGCCGCGGCCGCGCGGCACGCTGATGATCCAGGGCACGACGTCCGACGCGGGCAAGAGCACGCTCGTCGCGGGATTGTGCCGCCTCGCGCACCGTGCCGGCGCGCGCGTCGCGCCGTTCAAGCCGCAGAACATGGCGCTCAACAGCGCGGTAACGGCCGACGGCGGCGAGATCGGCCGCGCGCAGGCGCTGCAGGCGCTGGCCGCGGGCGTCGCGCCGCATACGGATTTCAATCCCGTGCTGCTGAAGCCGACGAGCGACCGCGGCGCGCAGGTGATCATTCACGGCAAGGCGCGCATGAACCTCGACGCACGCGCGTATCACGACTACAAGCCGGTCGCGTTCGATGCGGTGCTCGAGTCGTATGCGCGCCTGCGTGCCGGCTACGACACGGTGATCGTCGAAGGCGCCGGCAGCCCGGCCGAGATCAACCTGCGCGAAGGCGACATCGCGAACATGGGCTTCGCCGAACGCGTCGACTGTCCGGTCGTGCTCGTCGCCGACATCGACCGCGGCGGCGTGTTCGCGCACCTGGTCGGCACGCTTGCGTGCCTGTCGGACAGCGAACGCGCACGCGTGCGCGGCTTCGTGATCAACCGCTTCCGCGGCGACATCAAGCTGCTCGAACCGGGGCTCGACTGGCTGCGCACGCAGACGGGCAAGCCCGTGTTCGGCGTGCTGCCGTACCTGCACGGGCTGCTGCTCGACGCCGAGGACATGCTGCCCGCTCAGGCGCGCAGCGCCGCCGCGCGCGGCGACGCCGGCGTGCTGCGCGTCGTCGTGCCCGCGCTGCCGCGCATCAGCAACCACACGGATTTCGATCCGCTGCGCGCGCATCCGCAAGTCGAATTCACGTACTGGAAGAGCGGCCCCGTGCCGGACGCGGACCTGCTGATCCTGCCCGGTTCGAAGAGCGTGCAGCGCGACCTCGCATGGCTGCGCGACGCGGGCTGGGATGCGGTGATCCGTCGCCATCTGCGCTACGGCGGCAAGGTGATCGGCATCTGCGGCGGGATGCAGATGCTCGGCCGCACGCTCGACGATCCGCTCGGCCTCGAAGGCGTGCCCGGCAGCGTGCCGGGGCTCGCTCTGCTCGATTTCGACACGACGCTGCAGCCCGACAAGACGTTGAAGAACGTGACGGGGCAACTCGCGCTGCCGGGTGGAGCCGCCGTGCGCGGCTACGAGATCCACATGGGCGACACGCGCGGGCCCGCGCTCGCGGCGCCCGCGCTGACGCTGGCAGCCGACGGTGCGCAGGACGGTGCGCGTCCGGACGGCGCGGTGTCGGCCGACGGCCAGATCCTCGCGACCTACGTGCACGGGCTGTTCGACGCACCCGACGCATGTTCGGCGCTGCTCGCGTGGGCCGGGCTCGACGGCGCGGAACGCATCGACTATCCGGCGCTGCGCGAGGCATCGCTCGAGCGGCTGGCCGACACGTTCGCCGACCATCTCGACCTCGACGCGCTATACGCCGAATTTCGTTGA
- the cobC gene encoding alpha-ribazole phosphatase, whose protein sequence is MDVVLIRHPAVGVEPGICYGRSDVPLAAPADAGAQAVRAHLSALGAPLPAQVWTSPLTRCLSVADRLAQAFDVPLRCDAGWQEMDFGAWEMQRWDDIDRAALDAWAADLMHACSHGGESVARFVERVARQTDAVAQFDGPQWIVTHAGVIRAFASHVLRVPLETMLSRPVPTGGVVWLRADRDTRAWKVMHWDE, encoded by the coding sequence ATGGACGTCGTCCTGATCCGTCATCCGGCCGTCGGTGTCGAACCGGGCATCTGCTACGGACGCAGCGACGTGCCGCTCGCCGCGCCGGCCGATGCCGGCGCGCAGGCCGTGCGTGCGCATCTGTCGGCTCTCGGCGCGCCGTTGCCCGCACAGGTCTGGACGAGCCCGTTGACGCGTTGCTTATCGGTTGCCGACCGGCTCGCGCAGGCGTTCGATGTGCCGTTGCGGTGCGATGCCGGCTGGCAGGAAATGGACTTCGGCGCGTGGGAAATGCAGCGCTGGGACGACATCGACCGCGCGGCGCTCGATGCGTGGGCGGCCGACCTGATGCATGCGTGCTCGCATGGCGGCGAAAGCGTTGCGCGGTTCGTCGAGCGGGTTGCGCGGCAGACCGATGCGGTTGCGCAGTTTGACGGGCCGCAATGGATCGTTACGCATGCAGGCGTGATTCGTGCCTTCGCGTCTCATGTATTGCGTGTACCGCTCGAGACGATGCTGTCGCGGCCGGTGCCGACGGGCGGAGTCGTCTGGTTGCGCGCGGACCGCGACACGCGAGCGTGGAAAGTCATGCACTGGGACGAATAG
- a CDS encoding adenosylcobinamide-GDP ribazoletransferase, translating into MTPERARGVRAELRYFFVALGYFTRVPVPRSIGYAAGDLDQAARYFPLVGACVGAWGALVYLVALRALPPSIAVGLSMAATLLATGAFHEDGLADSCDAFGGGYTRDDVLRIMHDSRIGTFGAVALVLTLGLKWQALASMLPLRAAWTMIAAHAASRAAAVSLLMTHDYVRPEGKAKPVAQRMGTRAACVAAVFGLPWLFWPDWRMGVAVCVALVLVRAWAARYFVKRIGGYTGDCLGFAQQLCELAIYLVVLGWTSS; encoded by the coding sequence GTGACGCCTGAGCGCGCGCGCGGCGTGCGGGCCGAACTGCGTTACTTCTTCGTCGCGCTCGGCTATTTCACGCGCGTGCCGGTGCCGCGTTCGATCGGCTACGCGGCCGGCGATCTCGACCAGGCCGCGCGCTATTTTCCGCTCGTCGGCGCGTGCGTCGGCGCGTGGGGCGCGCTCGTCTATCTCGTCGCGCTGCGCGCGCTGCCCCCGTCGATCGCGGTCGGGCTGTCGATGGCCGCGACGCTGCTCGCGACCGGCGCCTTCCACGAGGACGGCCTCGCCGACAGTTGCGATGCGTTCGGCGGCGGCTATACGCGCGACGACGTGCTGCGCATCATGCACGACTCGCGAATCGGCACGTTCGGCGCGGTCGCGCTCGTGCTCACGCTGGGTCTGAAATGGCAGGCGCTTGCGTCGATGCTGCCGCTGCGTGCCGCATGGACGATGATCGCCGCGCATGCGGCGAGCCGCGCGGCGGCCGTGAGCCTGCTGATGACGCACGACTACGTGCGACCGGAAGGCAAGGCGAAGCCGGTCGCGCAGCGGATGGGCACGCGCGCGGCGTGCGTCGCGGCCGTATTCGGATTGCCGTGGCTGTTCTGGCCCGACTGGCGCATGGGCGTCGCGGTGTGCGTGGCGCTCGTGCTCGTGCGCGCGTGGGCAGCCCGCTATTTCGTGAAGCGGATCGGCGGTTATACGGGCGACTGTCTCGGCTTTGCGCAGCAATTGTGCGAACTGGCGATCTATCTCGTGGTGCTCGGATGGACGTCGTCCTGA
- the cobU gene encoding bifunctional adenosylcobinamide kinase/adenosylcobinamide-phosphate guanylyltransferase, protein MIPHDLTFVLGGARSGKSAYAERLAADSGRPVTYIATAIAADAEFAQRIAHHRARRPADWGFADAPVDLAGTLTRLDDPHACLLVDCLTLWLTNLLCPADGEPLDDAQYAAQVDRLEHALRGARAKVIVVSNEIGLGVVPLGSVTRRYVDELGRLNQRVAALATRVTLLVAGLPLDLKAGASSC, encoded by the coding sequence ATGATTCCGCACGACCTCACCTTCGTCCTCGGCGGCGCGCGCTCGGGCAAGAGCGCCTACGCCGAGCGGCTCGCCGCCGACAGCGGCCGCCCCGTCACCTACATCGCGACCGCGATCGCCGCCGATGCCGAATTCGCGCAGCGCATCGCGCATCATCGTGCGCGGCGGCCGGCCGACTGGGGCTTCGCCGACGCACCCGTCGACCTCGCCGGCACGCTCACGCGGCTCGACGATCCGCACGCGTGCCTGCTCGTCGACTGCCTGACGCTGTGGCTCACGAACCTGCTGTGCCCGGCCGACGGCGAACCGCTCGACGATGCGCAGTACGCGGCCCAGGTCGACCGTCTCGAGCACGCATTGCGCGGCGCGCGCGCGAAGGTGATCGTCGTCAGCAACGAGATCGGGCTCGGCGTCGTGCCGCTCGGGTCGGTCACGCGCCGCTACGTCGACGAACTCGGGCGCCTGAACCAGCGCGTCGCCGCGCTCGCGACGCGCGTGACGCTGCTCGTCGCGGGGCTGCCGCTCGACCTCAAGGCGGGAGCATCGTCATGCTGA
- a CDS encoding ParA family protein — MTVIVVANPKGGVGKSTLSTNLAGYFAAQGAWVALADLDRQQSAHAWLDLRPAGLPPIEAWDLDPDAPSKPPRGLEYAVIDTPAGLHGNRLNLALQLADKVIVPLQPSMFDILATQQFLERLAGEKAVRKGSVEVGIVGMRVDARTRSSDQLHRFVEGLGLPVLGYVRDTQNYVQIAAHGLTLWDVAKSRVEKDLEQWRPIVEWAERRAPKAEKAEKVAKAS, encoded by the coding sequence ATGACGGTGATCGTGGTGGCGAATCCGAAGGGCGGCGTGGGGAAGAGCACGCTGTCCACCAATCTTGCCGGCTATTTCGCGGCGCAGGGCGCATGGGTTGCGCTGGCCGACCTTGACCGGCAGCAGTCCGCGCATGCGTGGCTCGACCTGCGGCCCGCCGGCCTGCCGCCGATCGAGGCGTGGGATCTCGATCCGGACGCGCCGTCGAAGCCGCCACGCGGCCTCGAATATGCGGTGATCGACACGCCGGCCGGCCTGCATGGCAACCGCCTCAATCTCGCGCTGCAACTGGCCGACAAGGTGATCGTGCCGCTGCAGCCGTCGATGTTCGATATTCTCGCGACCCAGCAGTTTCTGGAGCGCCTGGCCGGCGAGAAGGCGGTGCGCAAGGGCAGCGTCGAGGTCGGGATCGTCGGGATGCGGGTCGATGCGCGTACGCGCTCGTCCGACCAGCTGCACCGGTTCGTCGAGGGGCTTGGCCTGCCGGTGCTCGGCTACGTGCGCGATACGCAGAACTACGTGCAGATCGCCGCGCACGGCCTGACGCTGTGGGACGTCGCGAAGAGCCGCGTCGAGAAGGATCTCGAACAGTGGCGGCCGATCGTCGAATGGGCCGAGCGCCGTGCGCCGAAGGCGGAAAAGGCAGAGAAGGTCGCCAAGGCGTCCTGA
- a CDS encoding cobalamin-binding protein, with translation MSPRLFRRLAPVAMLAALAHAPLVHAEVSTRDDAGNTVTLPAPAQRVISLAPHATELVYAAGGGAKLVGTVTYSDYPPAAQAVPRIGDNKALDLERIAALKPDLIVVWRHGNAERQTDALRALHIPLFFSEPKHLDDVSSSLRRLGTLLGTQPAADAAAAAYTRDIVALRTRYAARAPVTMFFQVWDRPLTTLNGTHLINEVIELCGGRNVFASLKPLAPTVTDEAVLAVNPEAIVTTSAGATRSNEPLPSLARWRAWPALTAVTRNNLFAIDGDLLTRPSPRIAQGAAALCEDLDAARARRPAR, from the coding sequence ATGAGTCCGCGCCTGTTTCGCCGGCTGGCGCCGGTCGCGATGCTGGCCGCGCTTGCGCACGCTCCGCTCGTCCACGCCGAGGTGTCGACGCGCGACGACGCCGGCAACACCGTCACGCTGCCCGCACCGGCGCAACGCGTGATCAGCCTCGCGCCGCACGCGACCGAACTCGTCTACGCAGCCGGCGGCGGTGCGAAGCTCGTCGGCACCGTCACGTACAGCGACTATCCGCCCGCCGCGCAAGCGGTGCCGCGTATCGGCGACAACAAGGCGCTCGACCTCGAGCGGATCGCCGCGCTGAAGCCCGACCTGATCGTCGTCTGGCGGCACGGCAACGCCGAGCGGCAGACCGACGCGCTGCGCGCGCTGCACATCCCGCTGTTCTTCAGCGAACCGAAGCATCTCGACGACGTGTCGTCGTCACTGCGCCGGCTCGGCACGCTGCTCGGCACCCAACCGGCGGCCGACGCGGCCGCGGCCGCCTATACGCGCGATATCGTGGCACTGCGCACCCGCTACGCGGCGCGCGCGCCCGTCACGATGTTCTTCCAGGTCTGGGACCGGCCGCTGACGACGCTCAACGGCACACACCTGATCAACGAAGTGATCGAGCTATGCGGCGGCCGCAACGTGTTCGCGTCGCTCAAGCCGCTCGCACCGACCGTCACCGACGAGGCCGTGCTCGCGGTGAATCCGGAAGCGATCGTGACGACCAGCGCCGGTGCGACGCGTTCGAACGAACCGCTGCCGAGCCTGGCACGCTGGCGCGCGTGGCCCGCGCTGACGGCCGTGACGCGCAACAACCTGTTCGCGATCGACGGCGATCTGCTGACACGGCCTTCGCCGCGGATCGCACAGGGTGCGGCTGCGCTGTGCGAGGACCTCGATGCCGCGCGTGCGCGGCGGCCGGCGCGCTGA
- the cobD gene encoding threonine-phosphate decarboxylase CobD — MSDTRIVHGGNLHEAARRHGIPYDAWLDLSTGINPVGYPVPPVPADAWRRLPDDGDGLAACAAQYYHAPDPAHVLPVAGSQAAIRALPALLPAGDAGVATLAYGEYAPAFVRHGHRVVPLDIGADTLPATMRHVIIGNPNNPTAEFVPTERLLGWHAQLAARGGTLIVDEAFADTGASQSLAPQVDRPGLVVLRSVGKFYGLAGIRAGFVLACPERIVALRDMLGAWTVSGPARHAVTAAFADRAWQAAARERLAADGERLAALLRTHGFAVRATPLFSWTDDPRAAALHAALAAHGIWTRHFPAPSSVRVGLPGSEAEWRRLGDALARCVPLLQQASA; from the coding sequence ATGTCTGATACACGCATCGTGCACGGCGGCAACCTGCATGAAGCCGCCCGCCGCCACGGCATTCCGTACGACGCGTGGCTCGACTTGTCGACCGGCATCAATCCGGTCGGCTATCCGGTGCCGCCCGTCCCGGCCGACGCGTGGCGCCGGCTGCCCGACGACGGCGACGGCCTCGCGGCCTGCGCCGCGCAGTACTACCACGCGCCCGATCCCGCCCACGTGTTGCCGGTTGCCGGCAGCCAGGCCGCGATCCGCGCATTGCCCGCGTTGCTGCCGGCCGGCGACGCCGGCGTCGCGACGCTCGCGTACGGCGAATATGCGCCCGCATTCGTGCGTCACGGCCATCGTGTCGTACCGCTCGACATCGGCGCCGATACGCTGCCCGCGACAATGCGCCACGTCATCATCGGGAATCCGAACAATCCGACCGCCGAATTCGTGCCGACCGAGCGCCTGCTCGGCTGGCATGCGCAACTGGCGGCACGCGGCGGCACGCTGATCGTCGACGAGGCATTCGCCGATACCGGCGCATCGCAGTCGCTCGCACCGCAAGTCGATCGCCCGGGGCTCGTCGTGCTGCGCTCGGTCGGCAAGTTCTACGGGCTCGCCGGCATCCGCGCGGGCTTCGTGCTCGCGTGCCCCGAACGCATCGTCGCGTTGCGCGACATGCTCGGCGCGTGGACGGTCAGCGGCCCCGCACGTCACGCGGTGACCGCCGCGTTTGCCGATCGCGCGTGGCAGGCCGCCGCCCGCGAACGGCTCGCGGCCGACGGCGAACGACTGGCTGCATTGCTGCGTACGCATGGCTTCGCGGTTCGTGCAACACCGCTCTTCAGCTGGACCGACGACCCGCGCGCCGCGGCGTTGCATGCGGCACTCGCGGCACACGGAATCTGGACGCGGCACTTCCCGGCGCCGTCGAGCGTACGCGTCGGCCTGCCAGGCAGCGAAGCCGAATGGCGGCGCCTCGGCGACGCGCTTGCGCGCTGCGTGCCGCTGCTGCAACAGGCATCCGCATGA